In Elephas maximus indicus isolate mEleMax1 chromosome 16, mEleMax1 primary haplotype, whole genome shotgun sequence, the sequence GCCCCTACAAATGTTGGGGGATTACTTCTGGAGCCTCTCAATTTTCTGTCAAACCAAACCCTTCTCTACTCAGTTCAGCCTGTTAATTGATTTGCTAGTTGCTAATACATTCAAAGAAATGCTGGTGGCCTACtgtttaagagttcggctgctaaccaaaaggttggtggttctaatccacctggcactccttggaaaccctatggggcagttctactcttacctgtagggttgctatgattcaaaattgactcgatggcaatgggtaacggGTTAATACCTTCAAAGAAAGCCAGAGACACAGACAAAGGCTCCCAGAAGCATCCACTTATAAGAGACTTCAGGGTCTAGCTGAACTTCTGATCCCCTGTCTCAGCCACCCACCCTGGTCCAGGCCTTCGTTCAGAGtggaacaccccacccaacatgCACAAACTTCTGATCTGGCACTCCCCCTTGCCTGGGGGTCCTAGGTTAGTCCAACAATCCCACAGGGAGGCCTGGGTTCTCACCTCACAGCTGTCCTCTTTCCTGTCTGCAGGATGCAGGCAGGAGGGTTCCAGGTAGGTCTGACCCAGGGCCCAGGATCCTCACTGTGTGAGAAGCAGGCAGCTCTGGCTCTTTCCAAAGGGCTTTCCCACATGCTGCCCACCTTGTCCTCAGGGCCGGTGTGTGGCCACTCCTGGATATTGGCAACAGCTTCCTGACGCTTCCCAAGGTGCCCCCTGGCTCCCTGTTAGCCACCCCCTCAACCCATGCACAGCAGCCAGAATGAATCATAGAAAAATAAGCCAGGCCTAATCCTCTTGTGCAAACCTTTCATGGCCTTCCATCTCGTCCAGAGGGAAGCCCAGAGCCCACGCTGAGGCCCACTGCTCCCCGGCCTCCTCCCACATGGTCTGGGCACACAGGTCCCCTGTCACATGCTGTCCCCTGCATCTGGACCACGTACCACCTAGATTTTCACTTGGTTCTCTGCCTACCTGTCACCACTCAGATCTCTGCTCTAAGTCCCCTTCCCAGAGGACTCGGCTGACCGTCTGCTCTCTGCCCACTCCCCGTTACTCTTCTCCGCGGCTGTTGTTGGTACCTGAGCAGTGACTGCATTCATGCTGCGGGCCCTGAACACACCACTTGCACAAGAACACTCGTTAGCTACCTGCTGAACAAGTAGACAGGTAAATTCCCACTAGAGAGCACAGAGCTGGTAAGGGGCAATGGCAGCCCTGGTAGGCTGCCCTGGTCCCAGTCTTCAGGGCTGTGAGCCAGTCTTAGCTGCCACCAGTCACTGACGGTGTGCCCAGGCTACACAGATGCAGGCTGAGGGCTCTGTGGACCAGTGAGGCTGTGTCACTAGGGTGGGAAACACATctagatggaggtggtggtggcagagcCCTGGGGCGGTGGCCGCTGGAGCCCCCGCCCCTCTGGCAACCCAGCAGCCAGGGAGAGGCTGCCCACCCCTCCCTTGGCAGCAGCCTGAACAACCTTGGGCTTCTCACAGCTGGAGACATAGGCTCTAAGCTGCAGCTGGGCCAGGCCCCGCCCCAGGCTGTTTTCCTCAGAGCCTTCCTGAGTGGCTATTTTTGGCCCTCCTGGCATATACAGAAGGCTGGTGGGAAGGTATAAAAGCAGCTGCCAGGCTGGTGAGGCTCGTCAGACAACCTGGTCCACCTGGACACACAGTCCTCCCTTACCTTCCTCATCCCAAGACCAACACCAGACCCCAGCCTAGGCCCAGAGTGTCCTGGGACTTCTTGCCGCCCCAGGCCCCCTCAGCTACAGGTAAGAGTGCAACTGCCCTCTGGCTGGAGAAAGAAAAGGCTCTGCTTTGTATTgcaggggggtgggtggggggggtggggtgggagggctgGGGGGTGGTTCTCAGCCTGAGGTCTGAGCAGCCTGACTGTGAGGTAGAGGCCAGTGATGCcaggatggcacagaacaacgGCAGAGGCTGTGGAGGGCCTGTTGTTTACTTGTAGTTTGTGGAGTGGCTTCTCGGGGTGGTGCTTCCTGTGTTTTTCACAACAAGCCCGTGAGGCAGGTGTTATCGCCCTGTTTTATGGATGTCACCAGCCTTAGAGTTTAGGATTTTGCCAAAGGTCACAAGGTCAACGGGTGGTAGATCCTGGATCTAAACCCAGGTGTCCTCAGACCCAAGTCCGTTAGACTAGGCTCTCTTATTTGTACACATTTtaaacaatagtaataataaaacctGTGGGTTTTTCATGTCAGCAGGTAGAGCGCAGGAGTCCACACCCAGCGCAGGTGTGGGCACACACCTGTTCCCAATCCTGAGACTTTAGATGGCCCTTATACCACAGCCTGTCTGCCCCGCCCATCCCAGGCTGATGTAGGCTGAGGGTTTGTGTGGGCCGTCTCTGATGAGGGCCCAAGTGGGTAGGATGCCCGAGGGGCATCAGGACAGCCTCACAGCCCCTCACCATCCTTCCTCTTTGGCCCACAGGCTGCTCATCTGCCCCAGCCAGGAGCCATGCGGTCCCGGCTTCTGATCTCTGTGACCCTCCTGCCTACAATTCGGGAAACTTCGGAAGAGGTGCTGTCCAGGGGGCCTGAGCCCCCGCCCTCTCCCAGCCTGGACGATTACGTGAGGTCCATCTGTCAGCTAGCACAGCCCGCTTCTGTGCTGGATGAGGCCCCTGCTGGGGACAGACCCAGCAGATTGCACCGGCCAGCCCGGGCCTGTGAGAGGAGTCACCCTGCCATGTCACTACAGGACATCCCCACCTGCTTCAGCGGCCAGGGGCCCCTACTTCCCAGGGTTGGCACAGCCGACCCCCTGGACTGGCTCTTTGGGGAGTCCCAGGAGAAGCAGCCAACTAGAAAGGACTTGCTGAGGAGGACTGGCCTCTCTGCTAACCCCTGGGGTctgcacagacagacagacactggCAAGGCCAGAAGTGGGCCCAAAGCGAGGTTCTGTGATGCCAGGGCCCCTGGGCACTCTCTGGCGAGGCTTCCACAGGGCAGGCACCTGAGCTCCAGCTGGGATTCCAGGCAGCCCCGCCCCAGTGGCAGCGTCCTCAGAGCTCTCCACTCGGACCTCCCGGTGATTCACGAACTCTGACCCTCCCATAAGGATTCCTCTGTAAGGGGCATGCCTGGTCCATGCGTCAGCCACCTTCCTGAGGGTCCCTCCCCCTCCTGTGTAACCTCCCCTTGGTGCACGCTGTCCCTGGCAGGCCTCTGCTTACAGGGGCTGCCTGCTTTGCCAGTTTAGAGCCAGACCTCTGTGCTGGATGGTCACCTTGAGCAGGTGGCTCAGTTAAGTTTTCTCACGGGTAAAACTGGGGTAACTCACACTGCCTATCTCCCCAGTGTTCTGACAAGTAAACGGgatcgtgcacacacacacgcacacgcacacacacacacacacagtggggtGCACATGAAGAGCCATGCATGGGATGGTGGTTGTGATCACTTCACAGGCAAAGGTGGGGTGGAAGACAAGTTGTCTGCATGCTAGGGGGCTCAGGGGGGGCCCCAGACACCACCAGGCCAGCCTGTGTACCCCACCCTCCACCAGTATTCCATGAGGCCCAAGAGAAGCACAGGGAGTCAGCATGGCTGCCGCTGAGTTCCAGAGTGAGCCTTTCTCCTGCTGTCCATCAAGAGTCCCCCAGTGCTGAACGAGTCTGGGACTGGCATGCAAGGACAGCATTCTGCACCCACTCAGGCCACAGGGAGCCAAAAGTCCGGACCAGGGGCTGTCCTCATCCCTTCCCCAAGGCCTCCACCCACAGGCCCCTCAGCAAGGCCAGGCTCTCCACTTCGGAGTCCAACAGTCCCTGCACATCAGGCAAGCCAGGGGCCTGGGGCTCACTCCATGTGCCCTAAGGCCTAGGCCAGGTGCAGTCTAAGCGAGTGGGCCTGAGCCAAGCCAGCCTGGGCCAGTCCTGGACCCTATAGCTGGGTGGGCCCTGGTTcctggagaaatctggaagcgTGAGGGTGGGTGGTAACGGTGGAGAAGGAGGATTCTGTCCCCCAGAGAGCCAGGAGCAGCCTCAGAGATCTAGAAGGGTCAGGCCTCAGGATCCCTCACATACCTGTTCCCTTGAGTGGGCTGGAGCTGGCTGACCCTAGTGAGGAAGAAAAACCCAGAACACTGGGTGCTCGGAGAGGGGGGGCGGAGGACGGAGATGGGGGCCTGGAGCCGAGCTCTGCCACAGAGCCTCCTCCCTCCTTGCTCTGTGCACTgcctatccattttttttttttttttgctattttaaattgctttaaaaaataccaaccctattgccgtcgagtggattccaactcacagcgacactacaggacagagtagacctgccccataggatttccaaggagcagctcgtggattccaactgccgacctttaggttaacaggcaagctcttaaccacggggctgccagggctccaaccaGTGCCCCTTAAATTGCTTTCGACATTTTAAATGCTTCTCTGTTCTCTTTTGTGTGCTTTGCGGAAAGGCAGAATGTAAATCACACattaaaaagaaagtttcagaCAAGTAATTTACTCAGTCCCCTACCTGTACAGTGGGGACACCCCCCACCTTCATATCCTGCAGGGGCGGGGGGTGGCGCAATGGACAAGTGACCTTGGAGGTGTGGTTCCAAGCTCCATATACAAATATTCAGTGTCTGGCACAATCTACTGAGTCTTTGAGTCTCAACCTGCAGGTCCCACTTCTGCAAATGCCCTGGGGCCGCTGTAGCCAGAGTGTCCTCAGGAGGTGAGGGGGAGGGCTGGCCTGCCGAGCCAGTGACTGGATGAACCCAGTTTGGTCTGATGCTGGACCTGGTCAGCCTCGCCACAGCCCTTCTGAGAACAAACAGCATGAAAGAAACCTGGCGTTGCAGGAGGCCGGTTGGCAACAGGGTAGCATTGGCCAGTGCCCCCCAGGCTCAAAAACCCTGCTGCCACATCTGGTAAGGTCAGATGGGTTGGGGGGGGCGACACCCTATGCTCTGGGCTCCTCTGCGCACGTCCACAGAAGGCAAAAGAGGTTAATGACACCTTCAGAAGGCGCCAAAAAAGCAATCATGGGTTTTGGCAGGGCCTCAAGCTCCTGTTGTACAGAAGGGCCGAGCAGCAGAATTGTTTCCCTTCACTCTAGGTCTTCCTGGTGAAGGCCCCTGCGGACGTCACATTCGTCCTCTGCTCACTGCTGCGGAATGGCAAGGGGACAGGTGCCATTCCCAGGGGAGCAGGCTGGGGCCCCCGTGGCTTCCAGGGTACAGCTGTCCGGAGGGCCAAGCCCTGGGAAGGTCAACTGTCTCTCATTCCCTGTCTTTCAGGCTTTAGGAGAGGGGATGGAGAAATTCTCCCAGGGAAGAGGACCCTGACTTTCCGCACCCCTGGGAGAGACATAAAGTTGGGCCGAGGTGGAGGCTCCAGGAAGGGGTTTGGGGCTAGGCAGAGGGCTGGGTGCAGTGCGCACTACGGCCAGCAGGGGAGGCTCTGAGCACACGGAGGCTGAGATACAGATGTGGGAGGCTGGCTATCCTGAGGGCCAGCTCTTCTGGGAGTCCTCCACTTGCACACTCCCAACGAAGGCCCAGGGCTGTTGTGGAACCCTACTTCCTCTTGCTCATACTGTTAGTGGACTGTGGTggatttaatggaaaaaaaaaaattattttttatttttatttctgggaGGGTGGTCAGTGTTTCCTTAGGGATACCAACCCCACTGGTTAAAACTCTTTGCTATCTTCAAAAGGTATATCTTGCTCCTAGTTGCTCATGCATCTCTTTGTAATGCAAGCAAAATTAGCCCCAAGGAAATGTTTACAATACAAGAAGCTAGAGTTTCAGTCTGCTTTAATGGGGAATCCCTCCCTTCAACCCTTGGGCACCAGGAGAAAGCTGCTAGAGAAACACTAGCCCCAGGGTGtggccccacctcccacccccaacaCACTTAGTCTCTCTAGGTTCTGTGGACACCAGATAGACAATGGAGGAGATGGTGCCCCCAACTGTATGGCTCAAGGATGCAGCTGAGCACAGAGAGAGCTGGTCCCTCTAGGGCTCTGTTAGGGGACCCCCAGGTGCCGCCCATGGCAGCCTGAAAGCACCTTAACTTGGCGACTGCAATACTGCTCCTGTCTCTGGACCTCTTCACTGCTACTCAGCTGAGACCTGTAAAGCTTAGTGCTGGAAGTGCTACTGCTGTATTATAAATTATGGTGCTAGACCTGGGAGCCACGCCAGCATCTCTCACTTACTGTAGTGTGACCTGGGACTAGTTACTTTGAGAGCCCCAGTCTCGTTGTAAAATGGCATCAGTCATCCCTGCATTGCAAGGCTGCTATGAGTATTCAAATAACTAAGACTAGAGGCGAAGTGTCTGGTGCACTGCAGGTATTGGGGGTCATGGGCGAGGACTGTAAAGTTCCCCTGCCTGCCCGGCTGCTCCATCTGCAACAAGTGCCTGGTACTACAGAGCACCCCGCCCGCAGGCCCAGGAGGTCCCGGGCCTGCAATCTAGAGACTGCTGAGGCTCCTACTCTGGGAGGTGGGTAGGTCCTGGGGCTCCAGTGAGACCCTGAGGGACACGATGGCCCCGAGAACCCATCATGCAAACTGTCAGAATTGTACCTCCCAGGCATAGCTGTCTTTAAAGTCATGTTACCTCACAAAGATAGCACACTTCCCCAGGGGGGCATCCCCTTGGCCATTAATACTGCAGAAGTTTCCTGAAAcacattttccatctctaaggAAAGATTTTCACATCCTCTTTAGAGTTAAGAACCATGAAAATCCCCGGCTTGTGAGGTTGTAACCTTCTACCACAGGAGCTGTCAGGAGCACTTCTTCCCCACCGTGGGATCCCCACTTCTCCACTTGGAACATCCTGTCACGTGCAAATAGGGCACAGCCCAGGGGCTTCCCAATCCCACGCCCCACATGACCTAAGTTTTTTGGGGAATCCCAAGTGTCAAGACCATGCTCTCAGACTAGTGATTCTCACACTTGACCATCCATCAGCATCCCCCAGAGAGCTTGTTAAAATTCAGATGGCCGGTTCCACTTGCAGGGGTTCTGATGCAGTAGGTCTGCCATGGagcccaagaatctgcatttctaacaattccaggtgatgctgctggtataGGGACCACACTCTGAGAACCCCATCTTGGGTCAATCCCTAAGTGGCCCAGTGCTGaagacccccccccccaacccATGCTCATCACTGAGATCTGAAGTGGGCATCAGTTCCTCCCTGAGCAGGCAGGTCAAGCCCCCGTGACCCTGTCTGCACACTGGAGCACGGGGCTCATCCTCACTTGCCCCAGGCCAGCACCTGCTGGCTAGCCATTCAACTGCTGTGCACAGGCACTAGGCACTGTCCCTGGCATGGGGACACAGACCCAGGTGGGGCAAATCAAAGACAGCAGGCTGCCGGGTCAGAGCTCTGCCAGGGCAGTGAAGAGCTGGCTGGGGGTGGTGGGCTGGGGCGGTGGGCCAGGGTGGCGGGGTCTCCCCAGCCTGTGGCATGGGACAGGTGTAAGCAACAGCATGAGTCAAGAGCACGAGGCAGGCGGCAGCACCGAGGGGGCGGGGTTGTAGCCAAGGAGGTATATGCGGTGGGGTGGGCTAAGGGGGAAGAAGAGTGGGAGATTTGCCCACTGTCAACTTGACACCCAGAAGCatgacagaagaaaggcctggtgatctgctttcattaagtttacagctaagaaaatcacacggaatagttttactctgacacacatgggtcgccatgagtctcaATCGACATGACGGCAATGTGTTTTGAATATGCAATTAACCACATTCCTTTCCCACCACTGTGGTGTGTTTGCCTGGGTCCCTGAGTAACAAGGATGAGCCGGTCTGCCAGCCTACACTGGATGTGCAGCCTGAGTGAGAAGTAAGCTTTTGTTGTGTTACACAACTGGGATTTGGGAGTTATTTGTTACTGTAAGAAGACTGAGTCCCTCCTGACTGATACAGTGCTGGGAAGATGCAATGAGATGGGGTGGGCGTGAAGGAGCTGCAGAAAGTAGAAAGTGTGGCACTGGGCACCACGGGGCCCTCCAGGTGCCTGGCCCTTCTCCCAGGGCCTGATTTTGCTGGACTAAGTCATCCGGTCTATGGACGTGGCCTCTTGAGAGTCCTGCCATGTAGAGGGAAGAGGCCCGTGGAGGGAA encodes:
- the DEPP1 gene encoding protein DEPP1, whose amino-acid sequence is MRSRLLISVTLLPTIRETSEEVLSRGPEPPPSPSLDDYVRSICQLAQPASVLDEAPAGDRPSRLHRPARACERSHPAMSLQDIPTCFSGQGPLLPRVGTADPLDWLFGESQEKQPTRKDLLRRTGLSANPWGLHRQTDTGKARSGPKARFCDARAPGHSLARLPQGRHLSSSWDSRQPRPSGSVLRALHSDLPVIHEL